A single region of the Candidatus Sungiibacteriota bacterium genome encodes:
- a CDS encoding trypsin-like peptidase domain-containing protein, producing the protein MSPKKWGLCLVILILTACGNTASQFSLPDLVKHVTPSVVIIIGDLITDTEGPPSNPSSEKKSDIFSIKPSTIHPILRKESADTEYTKRIVAAGSVQTKDGFILTVSHAVVGVLNLRALFYDGTTFPLELVANDGMDAAIVKIKTDKKISFRPLVVTSAATLQNGQNVFGIGHPFAFYFSTIHGVVSRTFTTENTTKNFGFPENARDKIIHLDMLFNPGVSGAPIFNMNGEMLAMAFGMIANANSPGFAFLAEPIIQYFRSKGVLPMP; encoded by the coding sequence GTGTCACCCAAAAAATGGGGCCTATGCCTTGTTATATTAATTTTAACTGCCTGCGGCAATACGGCCAGTCAATTCTCGCTGCCTGACCTTGTTAAGCACGTTACTCCTTCGGTCGTGATCATTATCGGAGACCTGATTACGGATACCGAGGGACCACCTTCCAATCCATCTTCGGAAAAGAAATCAGACATCTTTTCTATCAAACCCTCAACGATCCACCCTATTCTTAGAAAAGAATCCGCTGACACAGAATACACTAAACGAATAGTTGCTGCCGGATCCGTCCAGACCAAAGACGGATTTATACTTACAGTAAGCCATGCCGTGGTTGGCGTCCTCAACTTAAGAGCTCTTTTCTACGACGGCACTACTTTCCCGCTTGAACTTGTTGCCAACGACGGTATGGATGCGGCTATAGTAAAAATAAAGACCGATAAAAAAATTTCTTTCAGGCCGCTTGTGGTTACCAGTGCCGCCACCCTGCAAAACGGGCAGAATGTTTTTGGAATAGGACACCCTTTTGCTTTTTACTTCAGCACTATACATGGGGTTGTGAGCCGAACTTTTACTACCGAGAATACCACAAAAAACTTCGGCTTTCCGGAAAACGCCCGCGATAAAATAATCCATCTGGATATGCTGTTTAACCCCGGCGTGTCTGGCGCCCCGATTTTTAACATGAACGGCGAGATGCTAGCCATGGCCTTTGGCATGATTGCCAACGCCAACTCTCCGGGATTTGCATTTTTGGCGGAGCCCATAATCCAGTATTTCCGCTCCAAGGGGGTTTTGCCCATGCCCTGA
- a CDS encoding ribonuclease HII, producing the protein MQTKFIIGIDEAGRSQNERASPYPYNKYIIGIDEAGRGPLAGPVVVAGIRVRTRHKHSGFFRNIRDSKKLSPKQREQWFRRLTDHPKIEWAVARVWPSVIDRINIAQAANLGACRVYKKLCPRINLGQNTQTLLDGSLHLSTKTPHETIVKGDEKIPVISAASIIAKVTRDRIMLRLHKKYPHYRFDVHKGYGTKKHREMLKRFGRSRVHRKSFRLTKHKD; encoded by the coding sequence ATGCAAACAAAATTTATTATTGGCATTGATGAAGCTGGCCGCTCACAGAATGAGCGAGCCTCGCCTTATCCTTATAACAAATACATTATAGGTATAGACGAGGCGGGGCGGGGTCCTCTGGCCGGTCCGGTTGTCGTTGCCGGAATCAGGGTACGTACACGCCACAAACATTCAGGTTTTTTCAGGAATATTCGCGACTCAAAAAAACTCTCTCCAAAACAGCGGGAGCAATGGTTTAGGCGACTGACCGACCATCCCAAAATTGAGTGGGCAGTAGCGCGAGTTTGGCCGAGCGTGATTGATAGAATAAATATTGCGCAGGCGGCGAATCTTGGCGCCTGCCGGGTCTATAAAAAACTTTGTCCCAGAATAAATCTAGGACAGAACACGCAGACTCTTCTTGATGGCAGTCTACATCTTTCTACAAAAACCCCGCATGAGACAATAGTCAAAGGCGACGAAAAAATTCCTGTGATCTCCGCCGCTTCTATAATTGCTAAGGTCACCCGCGATCGCATTATGCTCCGGCTTCACAAAAAATACCCGCATTATAGATTTGACGTACATAAAGGATACGGGACAAAAAAGCATAGGGAAATGCTTAAAAGGTTTGGTAGATCAAGGGTCCATAGAAAATCGTTCCGTTTGACAAAACATAAGGACTAA
- the rpmF gene encoding 50S ribosomal protein L32 has protein sequence MVIRMKHTKGKRNRVRSHHALKPMRFGKCSHCGQAVLPHMVCQNCGYYAGRQVIDVLAKLDKKERKKKEKELHQHEEEAAVKGETLNAEELSHR, from the coding sequence ATGGTAATCCGGATGAAACATACCAAAGGGAAGCGCAATCGCGTGAGGTCGCACCACGCCTTAAAACCCATGCGGTTTGGCAAATGCAGTCATTGCGGACAGGCCGTGCTTCCCCACATGGTTTGCCAAAACTGCGGCTATTATGCCGGCCGGCAGGTTATTGATGTTCTTGCTAAATTAGACAAAAAAGAACGCAAGAAAAAAGAAAAAGAACTTCATCAGCACGAAGAAGAAGCAGCCGTAAAAGGGGAAACGTTGAATGCGGAAGAGTTATCACACCGCTAG
- the nusB gene encoding transcription antitermination factor NusB codes for MASRHLARSIVMQSLFEWDFQGKDPKMLEEIVERNKKEFGPGLDEEYGFIDRLIKETIENLPKIDKIIEKAAPEWPIEQITSVDRAVLRLGLYELLFGNKEEVPPKVAINESIELAKSFGGESSGKFVNGVLGTVYREIGEPGKEYPTREELAKKREEESASAEASADAKATADKEEKTQEDDKK; via the coding sequence ATGGCTAGTCGTCATCTTGCTCGTTCCATCGTAATGCAATCTCTTTTTGAATGGGATTTTCAAGGGAAAGATCCCAAAATGCTGGAAGAGATTGTGGAACGCAATAAAAAAGAATTTGGGCCCGGACTTGATGAGGAGTACGGGTTTATTGACCGACTCATAAAAGAGACTATAGAAAATCTTCCCAAGATTGATAAAATAATTGAGAAGGCGGCGCCGGAATGGCCGATTGAGCAGATTACCTCGGTGGACCGCGCGGTATTGCGTTTGGGGCTTTACGAGTTGCTTTTTGGAAATAAAGAAGAAGTTCCGCCCAAAGTTGCCATTAACGAATCCATTGAACTGGCCAAATCTTTTGGCGGCGAATCTTCGGGTAAATTTGTAAACGGAGTATTGGGCACGGTGTATCGAGAAATCGGCGAACCCGGTAAAGAATATCCGACAAGAGAGGAGTTGGCTAAAAAACGGGAAGAGGAATCCGCCTCCGCCGAGGCTTCCGCCGACGCTAAAGCTACGGCGGACAAGGAAGAAAAAACCCAAGAGGATGATAAAAAATAA
- the rnc gene encoding ribonuclease III gives MYNLSKLEDKLLLKFNNQDLFLQALTHRSYLNENPSFRVGQNERLEFLGDAVLELVVTEELYNRFPEKPEGELTSYRAALVNSKMLSEVSVEMGINDFLLLSRGEAKDVGRARQYILANAFEALTGAIYLDQGYEAAKGFINRVLLPHIDEVLEKRLYKDPKSLFQEEAQERVGITPNYEVIREWGPDHDRHFVVGVFLGKELIAEGEGPSKQTAQEEAARNALHLKGWV, from the coding sequence GTGTATAATCTTTCTAAATTAGAAGATAAACTCTTATTAAAATTCAATAATCAGGACCTGTTTTTACAAGCCCTAACCCACCGCTCTTATTTAAACGAAAATCCCTCTTTCCGCGTGGGGCAAAATGAGCGTCTGGAGTTTTTGGGAGACGCGGTTTTGGAATTGGTGGTGACGGAAGAGCTTTATAACCGTTTTCCGGAAAAACCCGAAGGAGAGTTGACGAGTTACCGCGCAGCACTTGTAAATTCCAAAATGTTATCCGAAGTTTCGGTGGAAATGGGTATTAATGATTTTTTGCTGCTGTCGCGGGGTGAAGCCAAAGACGTGGGCCGCGCCCGTCAATATATCTTGGCCAATGCGTTTGAGGCGCTCACCGGCGCAATTTATCTTGACCAAGGGTATGAGGCTGCCAAGGGTTTTATAAATCGCGTTTTGCTTCCGCATATTGATGAGGTATTAGAGAAGCGGCTTTATAAAGACCCCAAGTCGCTTTTTCAGGAAGAAGCGCAGGAGCGGGTGGGGATTACTCCTAATTACGAAGTTATCCGCGAATGGGGGCCGGACCATGACAGGCATTTTGTTGTGGGAGTGTTTCTCGGGAAGGAGTTAATAGCAGAGGGCGAAGGACCGTCAAAGCAAACAGCGCAAGAGGAGGCGGCAAGAAACGCCCTGCACCTCAAGGGCTGGGTCTGA
- a CDS encoding divalent-cation tolerance protein CutA, with protein sequence MLLVYITCKNKKEAQKIGLALLKKRLVGCSLVIPHATSFYWWPPKKNKIEKSREAVLLVKTLEKKFPRLEREAKKLHSYTVPCILALPVAKINKDYLVWLRKEI encoded by the coding sequence ATGTTACTCGTTTATATCACTTGTAAAAACAAAAAAGAGGCCCAAAAAATTGGGCTCGCGCTTTTAAAGAAACGGCTGGTAGGGTGTAGCTTAGTAATTCCCCACGCGACTTCTTTTTACTGGTGGCCACCCAAGAAGAACAAAATTGAAAAAAGCCGAGAGGCGGTATTGCTGGTCAAAACCCTTGAGAAAAAATTCCCGCGACTGGAGCGAGAAGCAAAAAAACTTCATTCCTACACCGTACCCTGTATTCTCGCGCTTCCGGTTGCTAAAATAAACAAAGACTATCTTGTGTGGTTGAGGAAAGAAATATAA
- a CDS encoding AAA family ATPase: MYLKKLELSGFKSFARSTVLEFPSKVTAIVGPNGSGKSNIKEGIQWVLGEQSMKSLRGKKGEDLIWNGSQQIPRVGKASVTLLFDNKDGKIPIEFDEVAISRKIFRDGLNEYYINDSQVRLKDVVELMARIGLGETKHNIIGQGEVDRILLSSPRERREMLEEALGLRVYQLKKNEAERKLEATGSNMKQVEALVREIAPHLKFLSAQAKKAEARGTVEGELKQFQKIYFAKESKEIQDEKKSVEGRAAPVLKKREEAKKEMEHLRREVAEAEKSLAGVSVKSEDEKKLMELEARRRELEREIGRLEGKLEVEQEKAKSPRLRAVDTRYIQDEIREFLSEIRAIIEEEDHMEAVRSHLLVLIEDMEGLLNQIERGTVEEKRDEKEFVILRELEKTLAPLQGELTRTTKEIDKLQSVRRAEVEKYRNVQQSIRELDQQLRAYQDEERDLALALERFKFDEERLRLRREVFIRELEESEIKREELSPAMLDGYEAMSGEELKRKIERLRGKLEEIGGIDPAVVKEYQETESRHSFLTKELEDLEQASGSLKELIKELDQHIKKDFKEGFVKIKDEFHNYFRIIFGGGKASLHFVDVPIRAQHEEGEGEEMEEEHGPIEEGIDISVDLPRKRIKGLAMLSGGERALTSVALLFAITAVNPPPFLVLDETDAALDEANSQRYAAILKELAKKTQLLLVTHNRETMKVAGILYGVTMGDDGVSKLLSLKLEEAEVYTNR, from the coding sequence ATGTATCTGAAGAAGTTAGAATTAAGTGGGTTTAAGTCTTTCGCAAGGTCCACGGTTTTAGAATTTCCTTCAAAAGTTACGGCAATAGTAGGACCGAATGGCAGTGGCAAGTCCAATATAAAAGAAGGAATCCAGTGGGTTTTGGGAGAGCAATCCATGAAGTCTTTACGCGGCAAAAAGGGCGAGGACTTGATTTGGAACGGTTCGCAACAGATTCCAAGAGTGGGAAAAGCGTCGGTGACGCTTCTTTTTGATAATAAAGACGGCAAAATTCCAATTGAGTTTGATGAAGTTGCTATTTCCAGAAAAATTTTCAGGGACGGCCTAAATGAATATTATATAAATGATTCGCAAGTGCGCTTGAAAGACGTGGTAGAACTTATGGCGCGAATCGGACTTGGCGAAACAAAACACAATATTATCGGTCAAGGAGAAGTGGACAGAATTTTACTTTCTTCACCTCGCGAGAGACGCGAGATGCTGGAGGAAGCTCTGGGGCTTCGGGTGTATCAACTAAAAAAGAACGAAGCCGAGCGCAAACTGGAAGCAACCGGAAGCAACATGAAGCAAGTAGAGGCCTTGGTGCGTGAAATCGCGCCCCACCTTAAGTTTTTGAGCGCTCAAGCCAAAAAAGCCGAGGCAAGAGGAACGGTTGAGGGAGAGCTTAAACAATTCCAAAAAATTTATTTTGCCAAAGAATCAAAAGAAATTCAGGACGAGAAAAAGAGCGTAGAAGGAAGAGCGGCGCCGGTTCTTAAAAAACGGGAAGAAGCAAAAAAAGAGATGGAGCATCTCCGCAGAGAAGTTGCAGAGGCGGAGAAGTCTCTGGCCGGGGTTAGCGTAAAAAGTGAAGACGAAAAGAAGTTGATGGAACTTGAGGCGCGGCGCAGAGAATTGGAACGAGAAATCGGGAGACTGGAGGGGAAACTTGAAGTAGAGCAGGAAAAAGCTAAAAGCCCCAGACTCCGGGCGGTAGATACCCGCTATATTCAGGACGAAATTCGCGAGTTTCTGTCCGAGATCCGCGCTATTATAGAGGAGGAGGACCACATGGAGGCGGTTCGCTCCCATCTTCTGGTTTTGATTGAAGATATGGAGGGTTTGCTTAACCAGATTGAGCGCGGGACCGTGGAGGAGAAACGGGACGAGAAAGAATTTGTGATTTTGCGCGAGCTTGAAAAAACCTTGGCCCCGCTTCAGGGGGAACTTACGCGCACCACCAAAGAAATAGATAAATTGCAGTCCGTGCGCAGGGCCGAGGTTGAGAAATATCGCAATGTTCAGCAGAGCATCCGAGAACTTGACCAACAGCTTCGGGCGTATCAGGACGAGGAGCGGGATCTTGCGCTTGCCTTGGAGCGTTTTAAGTTTGACGAAGAGAGACTGCGCCTGCGCCGTGAGGTTTTTATTCGGGAACTTGAGGAATCAGAAATAAAGCGCGAGGAGTTGTCGCCGGCGATGCTGGATGGATACGAGGCCATGTCCGGAGAGGAATTGAAACGTAAAATTGAACGACTGCGCGGAAAGTTGGAAGAGATTGGCGGCATTGACCCCGCGGTGGTTAAAGAATATCAGGAAACGGAATCCCGGCACTCATTTTTAACCAAAGAACTTGAGGACCTTGAACAAGCGTCCGGCTCGCTCAAAGAACTAATCAAGGAGCTTGACCAGCACATTAAAAAAGACTTTAAAGAGGGATTTGTAAAAATTAAAGACGAATTTCATAATTATTTCCGTATTATTTTTGGCGGAGGCAAAGCATCTCTGCATTTTGTGGACGTTCCCATCCGCGCTCAACACGAGGAGGGAGAGGGGGAAGAGATGGAGGAAGAGCATGGACCCATTGAGGAAGGAATAGATATTTCAGTTGACCTCCCGCGAAAGCGTATCAAGGGTCTGGCGATGCTTTCGGGTGGGGAGCGCGCTCTTACCTCTGTCGCGCTTTTATTTGCAATTACCGCCGTAAATCCTCCGCCTTTTTTGGTTCTTGACGAAACAGACGCAGCATTGGATGAAGCCAACTCCCAGAGGTATGCAGCTATTTTGAAAGAACTTGCTAAAAAAACGCAGCTCCTTCTTGTTACTCATAATCGTGAGACTATGAAAGTGGCTGGAATCCTTTATGGGGTGACTATGGGGGACGATGGCGTATCAAAACTTCTGTCGCTGAAGTTAGAAGAGGCTGAAGTGTATACAAACCGCTAA
- a CDS encoding patatin-like phospholipase family protein → MSTQEKVILCLSGGAMAGVFGAGVLNTLEKKNFYERVEAVYAGSAGTFNGAFFLTHQTDLGASIYFEEATRGFICPRNLVPSFLRQFYNRYIKRLPVSSMRQVLNMDYIMEVMTSKKPLDIKRLVEQKIPIYARLLNVETGMIEYIDTRLHNPLKILKAAGSIMPWYSIPQKINGRFYIDGALKESIGLRYVFEKYPHRKIILIYNEPMRRKWWYHPHNLLIYAISKVFLEFYTIPALYKIYKNKEVLVRRDLELALNNKRLLLICPPPDSPTTPITTDPEKLKITFEMGRGAAEKIFDFIR, encoded by the coding sequence TTGTCTACACAAGAGAAAGTGATTTTATGTCTTTCTGGCGGCGCTATGGCCGGCGTATTTGGGGCCGGTGTTCTTAATACTCTTGAGAAAAAAAATTTTTACGAAAGGGTTGAGGCCGTCTACGCCGGCTCAGCCGGAACATTTAACGGCGCCTTTTTCCTTACACATCAAACTGATCTAGGGGCATCAATTTATTTTGAAGAAGCAACCAGGGGCTTCATTTGTCCCCGTAATTTAGTTCCAAGCTTTCTGCGGCAGTTTTATAATCGTTATATAAAAAGATTACCGGTCTCAAGTATGCGTCAGGTTCTGAATATGGACTATATTATGGAGGTGATGACCAGTAAAAAACCGCTTGATATAAAACGATTGGTTGAACAAAAGATACCTATATATGCGCGGCTTCTTAATGTTGAGACCGGAATGATTGAATATATAGATACGCGTTTACACAATCCACTTAAGATATTAAAAGCTGCTGGGAGTATTATGCCGTGGTACTCTATTCCCCAGAAAATTAACGGAAGGTTCTACATAGATGGGGCGCTTAAGGAGTCTATTGGCCTTCGCTATGTATTTGAAAAATATCCGCACCGCAAAATTATACTTATTTACAACGAACCCATGAGGCGGAAGTGGTGGTATCATCCGCACAATTTGTTGATTTATGCAATTTCCAAAGTTTTTCTTGAATTTTACACTATCCCCGCTCTTTACAAAATTTATAAAAATAAAGAAGTTCTTGTGAGGCGGGATTTGGAGCTTGCTCTGAATAATAAAAGGTTGTTGCTCATATGTCCCCCACCCGATAGTCCTACAACGCCCATTACGACCGACCCCGAAAAATTAAAAATTACTTTTGAGATGGGTAGGGGGGCTGCTGAAAAAATTTTTGACTTCATTCGGTAA
- a CDS encoding DMT family transporter, protein MLFLVGAILFWGFSNFFMKLARGHLDSVSAMGWQALGGLFPLLTLLIYQGLNISFDKVGSTWAFFGGLFIASGGYLFLQSLGTVKISIAMPFSALNVLVTAFLGVFLLRESLTTMQIAGVVLMVGGAMLLGVSGGK, encoded by the coding sequence ATGCTCTTTTTGGTAGGTGCGATTCTGTTTTGGGGTTTCAGCAACTTCTTTATGAAGCTTGCCCGGGGACACCTTGATTCTGTTTCAGCCATGGGTTGGCAGGCACTTGGCGGCCTCTTTCCGCTTTTGACACTGCTGATCTATCAGGGATTAAATATATCTTTTGATAAAGTCGGCTCCACCTGGGCGTTTTTTGGGGGTCTCTTTATTGCCAGCGGCGGATACCTGTTTCTTCAGTCGCTCGGCACAGTAAAAATTTCCATTGCCATGCCTTTTTCTGCGTTGAACGTTTTAGTGACCGCATTTCTTGGAGTCTTTTTGCTTCGCGAGTCGTTGACAACAATGCAGATCGCTGGGGTAGTGCTTATGGTGGGAGGAGCAATGCTGCTTGGTGTATCAGGAGGAAAGTAG
- the rpsP gene encoding 30S ribosomal protein S16 yields MLVIRFQRIGRKNDPAFRIVVTERRSKPKSGELEILGSYQPKTKETVLKNERILYWISKGAKVSDTVHNLLISKGVIKGSKINTVKTIQATIKESEAKTPNPELIPEQDKVTTPDSQKEATPEST; encoded by the coding sequence ATGTTGGTTATTCGCTTTCAGCGTATAGGAAGAAAAAACGATCCAGCGTTTCGGATTGTGGTAACCGAGAGACGTTCTAAGCCTAAATCCGGAGAGCTCGAAATTCTCGGATCGTATCAACCCAAAACAAAAGAAACCGTGTTAAAAAACGAGCGGATTTTATACTGGATTTCCAAGGGGGCCAAAGTTTCGGATACGGTCCACAATCTTTTAATTTCCAAAGGCGTGATTAAGGGCAGTAAAATTAACACCGTAAAAACCATACAAGCCACCATAAAAGAAAGCGAAGCGAAAACGCCTAACCCCGAATTAATTCCTGAGCAGGATAAAGTTACAACCCCAGATTCTCAAAAAGAAGCGACCCCTGAATCTACTTGA
- a CDS encoding KH domain-containing protein encodes MAKMQSDQEFLEYVVKALVDTPDAVKTDRKVDEMGVLITLKVDPADMGKIIGRAGQTAKAIRSLLRVVGIKNNARVNLKIEEPEGGRGPRPRDERSRGVDEVVDDLRL; translated from the coding sequence ATGGCTAAAATGCAATCTGACCAGGAGTTCCTTGAGTATGTTGTCAAGGCGCTCGTGGATACCCCTGATGCGGTAAAAACCGACCGTAAGGTTGACGAGATGGGTGTTTTGATCACCTTGAAAGTTGACCCCGCGGACATGGGGAAAATCATTGGCCGAGCGGGGCAAACCGCTAAAGCCATCCGCTCGCTTCTTCGGGTTGTGGGTATTAAAAATAATGCCCGCGTGAATTTGAAGATAGAAGAGCCGGAAGGCGGACGCGGTCCGCGTCCACGCGACGAAAGATCTCGAGGCGTTGATGAAGTAGTTGACGATTTGAGACTTTAA
- the trmD gene encoding tRNA (guanosine(37)-N1)-methyltransferase TrmD, with protein MRFNIVTIFPNIFDSYLNESMMKRARAKKLVDVRVHDLRNFSRDRHRKVDDRPYGGGPGMVIKIEPLARALGSILKSKIKNQKSKIVLFSVNGKQFTQKMAHDWAKKYDRLIMISGHYEGVDERIFSLLKAKSYKLEAISIGPYVLTGGELPAMVVIDAVSRHIPGVLGKEESLEERRYGVGIPVYTRPEIFKYKEENYRVPGVLLSGDHKNIEKWRKGHKK; from the coding sequence ATGAGATTCAATATTGTTACCATCTTCCCCAATATTTTTGATTCTTACTTAAATGAGTCTATGATGAAACGGGCCCGAGCAAAAAAACTCGTGGATGTTCGCGTGCATGATTTACGGAATTTCTCGCGTGACCGCCATAGAAAAGTTGACGATCGGCCGTACGGCGGAGGACCGGGAATGGTCATTAAAATTGAGCCGCTCGCAAGGGCGCTTGGCTCAATTTTGAAATCAAAAATCAAAAATCAAAAATCAAAAATAGTTCTTTTCTCTGTGAACGGAAAACAATTTACGCAAAAAATGGCGCACGATTGGGCGAAAAAATACGATCGCCTAATTATGATATCCGGCCACTATGAAGGCGTGGACGAGCGGATTTTCAGCTTGCTAAAAGCTAAAAGCTATAAACTAGAAGCTATTTCTATTGGACCTTATGTTTTAACCGGTGGCGAGCTGCCGGCCATGGTGGTGATTGATGCGGTTTCGCGTCATATCCCCGGAGTATTGGGAAAGGAGGAATCGTTGGAAGAGAGACGATACGGAGTGGGCATTCCTGTATATACGCGTCCAGAGATTTTTAAATACAAGGAGGAAAATTATAGAGTTCCAGGTGTTCTTCTTTCCGGAGATCATAAAAATATAGAGAAATGGCGTAAGGGGCACAAGAAGTAG
- a CDS encoding winged helix-turn-helix transcriptional regulator: MKKFERILKGLANHRRLAILKFLHKTKEANVSEIAGVIGLSFKATSKHLNILANLDIVEKQQRSLEMFYRLARKFPPMAKNVITYISNSRE; this comes from the coding sequence ATGAAAAAATTTGAGCGCATACTAAAGGGGCTTGCCAATCACAGGCGGCTTGCCATCTTAAAATTTTTGCATAAAACCAAAGAGGCCAATGTCTCTGAAATTGCAGGAGTAATTGGTTTATCGTTTAAAGCAACATCAAAGCACCTAAACATTCTGGCCAACCTTGATATTGTGGAAAAGCAGCAAAGAAGTTTGGAGATGTTTTATCGGCTCGCCAGAAAGTTTCCTCCCATGGCTAAAAATGTTATTACATATATCTCTAATTCGCGCGAATAA
- a CDS encoding glycoside hydrolase family 1 protein produces MRFEFPKGFLWGAATSAHQVEGNNHNDWTEWEHANSARLAAKAARRHSNAPTRIPDYILKNYPNPLQEENYISGRACDHYNRFREDFDIAKSLGHNAHRFSIEWSRIEPEEGKFDEKEIKHYSEVLRALRERGMEPFVTLWHWTNPVWFAKRGGWVRGDAPSFFARYCLKVAESFPEVKYWITLNEPEAFPRHGYLLKDRPPALGDIVSLLRSLRNLAKAHKEAYQIMKEFKSTLFIGYSESSVYFEPFNRMPHNVLALQFLRWWKNNPFFKRMSEYSDFIGLQFYFHTRVRLHPKSQWGIQFNENKRVTDMGWEIFPEGIYHVLMDLQKYKKPIFITENGLADARDLYRGDFIQEHIAWTAKAIRDGADVRGYFHWSLLDNFEWQEGFWPRFGLVEVDFSARGGSASGGKTLERKIRPSAWEYKKIIEKNALEI; encoded by the coding sequence ATGAGGTTTGAATTTCCAAAAGGATTTCTATGGGGTGCGGCAACAAGTGCCCATCAAGTGGAAGGGAATAATCATAACGATTGGACGGAGTGGGAGCATGCAAATAGCGCCCGCCTTGCGGCAAAAGCCGCAAGGCGCCATTCGAACGCACCCACGCGAATACCGGATTATATTCTGAAAAATTATCCGAACCCCCTGCAGGAAGAAAATTATATTTCCGGTAGAGCATGCGACCACTATAATCGCTTCCGGGAAGATTTTGATATTGCAAAATCTTTGGGCCACAACGCGCATAGGTTTTCAATTGAGTGGTCGCGGATTGAGCCGGAAGAGGGGAAATTTGATGAAAAAGAAATTAAGCATTATAGCGAGGTTCTCCGCGCGCTTCGCGAACGGGGGATGGAGCCTTTTGTGACGCTGTGGCATTGGACGAACCCGGTCTGGTTTGCAAAACGTGGAGGATGGGTGCGTGGAGACGCTCCGTCATTTTTTGCACGGTATTGCCTGAAAGTTGCGGAATCGTTTCCGGAAGTCAAATACTGGATTACGTTAAACGAACCGGAGGCCTTTCCTCGTCACGGTTATTTGCTTAAGGACCGTCCTCCCGCTCTCGGCGACATTGTGTCTTTGCTGCGTTCGTTACGAAATTTGGCAAAGGCGCACAAAGAAGCATATCAAATTATGAAAGAATTTAAATCAACTCTTTTTATCGGCTACTCCGAGAGTTCGGTTTATTTTGAACCTTTTAACCGTATGCCCCATAATGTTTTGGCATTACAATTTTTACGGTGGTGGAAGAATAATCCCTTTTTTAAACGTATGTCGGAATACTCCGATTTTATAGGACTGCAATTCTATTTTCACACTAGAGTGCGTCTCCATCCAAAATCACAATGGGGGATTCAGTTTAATGAGAACAAGCGGGTGACCGACATGGGTTGGGAAATTTTTCCCGAGGGAATATATCACGTGCTTATGGATTTGCAAAAATACAAAAAGCCAATTTTTATTACTGAAAATGGTCTTGCCGATGCACGGGATCTCTATAGAGGCGATTTCATTCAAGAGCATATTGCCTGGACTGCAAAAGCGATTAGAGATGGCGCTGATGTACGCGGGTATTTTCACTGGTCGCTTTTGGACAACTTTGAGTGGCAGGAGGGTTTCTGGCCGCGGTTTGGACTGGTGGAAGTGGATTTTTCCGCCAGAGGCGGATCCGCCTCTGGCGGAAAAACACTGGAACGAAAAATCAGGCCAAGCGCTTGGGAATATAAAAAAATTATTGAAAAAAACGCACTAGAAATATGA